TCACGTGTCGATCGAGGATGCGGTCCGCAACGCAGGCCGCTTCATTCGCGAAGGCGGTGCCGGAGCGGTGAAGCTCGAGGGGGGACGCAAGAGAGTTCCTGTCGTCGAGGCGATCATCGACGCGGAGATCCCGGTAATGGGCCACCTGGGGCTGACTCCGCAGTCGGTGCACGCCATGGGCGGATACAAGGTACAGGGCAAGACGAGTGCTGCAGCCAGGGAACTGCTCGCAGACGCCCTCGCACTGGCCGAAGCGGGAGTGTTCTCGATGGTGCTCGAAGGGATCCCCGACCTGCTTGCCGAGATGGTCACCAAGGAGGTGCCGGTGCCGACGATCGGGATCGGTGCCGGCAACGACACCGATGGACAAGTGCTCGTGTTTCACGATGTGCTCGGACTGAACACCGGACACCTCCCCAAGTTCGTTCGGCAGTACGCGAATCTGTATGGCGTCGCGGTCGATGCGCTGCGGCACTATGTCGCCGACGTACGATCCGGAGGGTTCCCGAGTGACGATGAGAGCTACCACATGGGTGAGCAGGCGGCGGCGGAGCTTCTGGGAAGATGAAGCGGCTGGTCGTGGGGGTCGTGTTGTTGTTGCTGACAGCCGGTTGCGGCGTGGGAGGAGCGACGATCGTGGATCCGATGCCCGTCTCCACGTCCTCCGTTCCCCGAACGGAACCGTGGAACGGCTTCGAGACTCGACAGATCACTCTGAACGGGACGCCTCTCTTTGTCGCCGTGGCCTCGACGCGCGATGAGCGAGCCAAGGGGTTGAGTGGTGTCTCGAATCTGGACGGGATCGATGGCATGTTGTTCTTCTTCGAAGGGTCATCGACGGCGAGATTCTGGATGAAGGACACGCTGATCGATCTCGACATCGCGTTCTTCGACACTCTGGGTCGGCTCATCACGGTCAGAACGATGCCCGTATGCACGGAGGATCCGTGTCCCACGTACGGTTCCACCGGTCCGTACCGATGGGCCTTGGAGGTACCGGCGGGCCATGCTCTGACCGACCTGGCTCCGGGGTCGGTTCTGGTCCCTTGAGAGGGCACCGACATCTCGGATGCAGGGAACGCCACATCGTCGGCCACGATGCCGGACGCCTGCACGATCTGCGCCGCAGGAGCTGTTCCACAGGTGGAGTGCGCATCGCTTTGATACGACGCTGCCACGAAGTCGGGAAAACCTCTTTGCGGTTCGGCTTTCAGGTACCGATCGAGGCGGTTACACTCCAACCGCTTCCCTCGGCGAATCGCCGAACCCTGCTCCGTCGACCGGCGGGGCCTTCCGCGAAAGTGGATGTCCAAAGGAGGTGCAATGCGAAGCTATGAATTGATGACCATTCATCGGCCCGAGTTGGCCGAGAGCGACTACCTGAAGCTCGTCGAGCAGACGGAGGAGTTTCTCCGCAGTCGCGGAGGAACCGTAGGCGAGCGGGATCTCTGGGGAAAACGTCGATTTGCGTACGAGATCAATCACCTGCACGAGGGGTACTACTCGGTGCTTCACTTCGAGGCCGAACCGGATGTTGTGGATGATCTCGACCGGGTGCTGCTCCTCGCAGACCTGGTCGTGCGCCACAAGATCATTCGTCCCGAGAACTGATCGACTGTTTTCTGTCACACCCCCACGACAGGATGGGCGGTGGAGACCGGGCTGCAAAGGAGAGAGAATCATGGCGACGAACACCGTGACGGTGATTGGCAACCTCGTCGAAGATCCGGAATTGCGCTTCACTCCCTCTGGTGTTGCGATGGCGAAGATTCGCGTAGCCGTGAATCGGCGTTGGAGGGACCAGGCCGGAGAGTGGCAAGAGCAGACGAGCTTCTTCGGTGGGACGCTGTGGCGAGAAGCGGCCGAGAATGCCGCCGAATCGTTGCAGAAGGGAGCGAGGGTGATCATCACCGGCAGTCTCGAGCAACGGCAGTGGGAAACCCAGGATGGGGAGAAGCGCTCGGTCGTGGAACTTCGCATCGAGGAAATCGGGCCTTCCCTGCGTTGGGCGACCGCTTCGGTCACAAAGACCGCACGCGACAGTGGCGACTGGGGCTCGTCACGTCCGGCGCCTGCCGCGCCCGTCGCCCGCAAGGACTACGAGCCCGACGAGGCCCCGTTTTAGAGAGGACATATGGCACAGAGAGCCAAACCGAAGCGCCGCAGGCAGTCGCAGAGCAGCCTCCGGCAACGCAAGCCGAAACCCTGCTATTTCTGCAAAGAGAAGATCGACTACATCGACTACAAAGATGTGGCGGTTCTCCGCAACTACATGTCCGACCGCGCCAAGATCAGGGCTCGGCGGGTGACCGGCAACTGCACGCAACACCAGCGCAAAGTGGCACGCGCCATCCGCAACGCCCGTGAGATGGCGCTCCTTCCCTACATCAAGCGATGAAGCTCATACTCACTTCCGAAGTTCCCGATCTGGGGGGAAAGGGTGATGTCGTCGAGGTTTCCGAAGGGTACGGGCGAAACTATCTACTTCCGAAGAACCTTGCGGTGAAAGCGACTCCCGGTGCCCTGAGCAATGCGGAGGCACTGCTCAGATCCCGGAGGGAGACGGAACGGCGCTCATTCGAGGCTGCCGAGGCAGTCGCCAAGGCTCTGGTCGGCACTCGCGTCGTAGTGGCCGCTCGCGCCGGTGACGAGGGCAAGCTGTTCGGATCCGTGTCCACAGCCGACATCGTCGAGGGTGTAAAGAAATTCACAGGGATCGAACTGGACAAGAGCCACGTGTATCTCCCCGAGCCGATCAAGAGCATCGGACTGTACGAAATACGGGTGAAGCTGCATCCGGACGTGGAGTTCCCCCTTTCTCTGGATGTGATCCCCGCGTAGAGGTGACATGACCGATCTGGACCGAATGGCCCCTTCCCCGGCAGGCGGTGTGAGCCGCAGGCTCCGGGTCGCCCCACACAATCGAGAGGCAGAGGAATCCGTTCTGGGAGCGATC
This region of Actinomycetota bacterium genomic DNA includes:
- the panB gene encoding 3-methyl-2-oxobutanoate hydroxymethyltransferase codes for the protein MAGKITVPHVRSRKGGEKLAVVTAYDTPTARIADAAGVDMILVGDSLANVVLGYEDTLRVDMDVMVHHTAAVARAGTNALVIGDMPWMSYHVSIEDAVRNAGRFIREGGAGAVKLEGGRKRVPVVEAIIDAEIPVMGHLGLTPQSVHAMGGYKVQGKTSAAARELLADALALAEAGVFSMVLEGIPDLLAEMVTKEVPVPTIGIGAGNDTDGQVLVFHDVLGLNTGHLPKFVRQYANLYGVAVDALRHYVADVRSGGFPSDDESYHMGEQAAAELLGR
- a CDS encoding DUF192 domain-containing protein, which encodes MKRLVVGVVLLLLTAGCGVGGATIVDPMPVSTSSVPRTEPWNGFETRQITLNGTPLFVAVASTRDERAKGLSGVSNLDGIDGMLFFFEGSSTARFWMKDTLIDLDIAFFDTLGRLITVRTMPVCTEDPCPTYGSTGPYRWALEVPAGHALTDLAPGSVLVP
- the rpsF gene encoding 30S ribosomal protein S6 codes for the protein MRSYELMTIHRPELAESDYLKLVEQTEEFLRSRGGTVGERDLWGKRRFAYEINHLHEGYYSVLHFEAEPDVVDDLDRVLLLADLVVRHKIIRPEN
- the ssb gene encoding single-stranded DNA-binding protein, producing the protein MATNTVTVIGNLVEDPELRFTPSGVAMAKIRVAVNRRWRDQAGEWQEQTSFFGGTLWREAAENAAESLQKGARVIITGSLEQRQWETQDGEKRSVVELRIEEIGPSLRWATASVTKTARDSGDWGSSRPAPAAPVARKDYEPDEAPF
- the rpsR gene encoding 30S ribosomal protein S18; the encoded protein is MAQRAKPKRRRQSQSSLRQRKPKPCYFCKEKIDYIDYKDVAVLRNYMSDRAKIRARRVTGNCTQHQRKVARAIRNAREMALLPYIKR
- the rplI gene encoding 50S ribosomal protein L9, which codes for MKLILTSEVPDLGGKGDVVEVSEGYGRNYLLPKNLAVKATPGALSNAEALLRSRRETERRSFEAAEAVAKALVGTRVVVAARAGDEGKLFGSVSTADIVEGVKKFTGIELDKSHVYLPEPIKSIGLYEIRVKLHPDVEFPLSLDVIPA